In Bradyrhizobium lablabi, one DNA window encodes the following:
- the soxZ gene encoding thiosulfate oxidation carrier complex protein SoxZ: MFTPVPRVQVPSAAAKGEILQVKALISHQMETGLRHDDQGNVIPRKIINKFACRYNDVVVFKVDFHEAVAANPYVEFYLRATESGRLEFIWEEDGGAGYWLAHNLVVS; the protein is encoded by the coding sequence ATGTTTACTCCGGTACCGCGTGTGCAAGTGCCAAGCGCTGCGGCGAAGGGTGAAATCCTTCAGGTCAAAGCCCTGATAAGCCACCAGATGGAGACTGGCCTGCGGCATGATGACCAAGGCAACGTCATCCCGCGCAAGATCATCAATAAGTTCGCCTGCCGCTACAACGACGTCGTGGTGTTCAAGGTCGATTTCCACGAAGCGGTCGCCGCCAACCCCTATGTCGAATTTTACTTGCGGGCGACGGAGAGCGGTCGGCTCGAATTCATATGGGAAGAAGACGGCGGCGCCGGATATTGGTTGGCGCACAATCTTGTGGTCAGTTGA
- the hemA gene encoding 5-aminolevulinate synthase translates to MNYDGFFSDAISRLWDERRYRVFADLERVAGRFPRAIWHSPQGPRDIVIWCSNDYLGMGQHPNVIDAMVETATRTGTGAGGTRNISGTNHPLVELERELADLHAKEAALVFTSGYVSNDTGISTIARLIPNCLILSDAMNHNSMIEGIRHAGSERKIWRHNDVDHLETLLQAVRPDRPKLIIFESLYSMDGDVAPIRRICDLSERYGAMTYLDEVHAVGMYGPRGAGIAARDGVMDRIDVIEGTLAKAFGCLGGYIAGSAPLIDAVRSYAPGFIFTTALPPAICAAATAAIRHLKSSQWERERHQHRAARVKSVLSAASLPIMPSDTHIVPVVVGDPKRCKAASDLLLSEHRIYIQPINYPTVPKGTERLRITPTPCHDDVMIDQLAEALLDVWDRLELTLKDGAIAGE, encoded by the coding sequence ATGAACTACGATGGCTTTTTTTCCGACGCGATTTCGCGGCTGTGGGATGAGCGGCGCTACCGTGTTTTTGCGGACCTCGAGCGCGTTGCGGGCCGATTTCCCCGAGCGATCTGGCACTCCCCGCAGGGTCCGCGTGATATCGTGATCTGGTGCTCCAACGACTACCTCGGCATGGGCCAGCATCCGAATGTCATCGACGCCATGGTCGAGACCGCGACCAGAACGGGTACGGGTGCCGGCGGGACGCGAAACATTTCCGGCACGAATCATCCGTTGGTCGAACTCGAGCGGGAGCTCGCGGATCTACACGCCAAGGAGGCGGCGCTGGTCTTCACGTCGGGCTACGTCTCGAACGACACCGGCATCTCGACCATCGCAAGGCTGATCCCGAACTGCCTGATCCTATCGGACGCCATGAACCACAACTCGATGATCGAGGGCATCCGGCATGCGGGAAGCGAGAGGAAAATCTGGCGGCACAACGATGTCGATCATCTCGAGACATTGTTGCAGGCCGTCCGGCCGGACCGGCCGAAGTTGATCATTTTCGAGAGCCTTTATTCGATGGACGGTGACGTGGCCCCGATCCGTCGCATCTGCGACCTTTCCGAGCGATACGGCGCCATGACCTATCTCGATGAGGTCCATGCGGTCGGGATGTACGGCCCGCGGGGCGCCGGAATCGCTGCGCGCGACGGCGTCATGGACCGGATCGACGTGATCGAAGGCACCCTCGCCAAGGCCTTCGGGTGCCTCGGGGGCTACATCGCCGGAAGCGCGCCGCTCATCGATGCTGTTCGCTCGTACGCCCCGGGCTTTATCTTCACCACGGCGTTGCCACCGGCGATCTGCGCCGCCGCCACTGCGGCAATCCGCCACCTCAAGTCCTCGCAGTGGGAGCGCGAACGACATCAGCACCGTGCTGCCCGGGTGAAGAGCGTGCTGAGCGCGGCGTCGCTTCCGATCATGCCGAGCGATACTCACATTGTACCGGTGGTCGTCGGCGATCCGAAGAGATGCAAGGCCGCGAGCGACCTTTTGCTCAGCGAGCATCGCATCTATATCCAGCCGATCAATTATCCGACCGTGCCAAAAGGAACGGAGCGCCTGCGCATCACGCCGACGCCCTGCCACGACGACGTCATGATCGATCAGCTCGCCGAGGCGCTCCTCGACGTTTGGGACCGGCTCGAGCTGACGCTCAAGGACGGAGCAATCGCGGGAGAATGA
- a CDS encoding thiosulfate oxidation carrier protein SoxY yields MVENTATISLTRRALLTATCVGGASLVSLPSALAIDDGVKLIQQLTGKIPTESDRVHLAMPPVFPNGYSVPLALDIDSPMTETDYVRYVRVLAPRNPIIDVATFYFPPRRSEPRVSTRIRIAEPQYIVAVAEMNDGALLTAKAWVEVATNGCI; encoded by the coding sequence ATGGTTGAAAACACCGCGACGATAAGTTTGACGCGCCGTGCCTTGTTGACGGCCACCTGTGTGGGGGGTGCCAGCCTCGTCTCGCTGCCGAGCGCGCTCGCGATCGACGATGGCGTGAAGCTGATCCAGCAGTTGACGGGAAAAATTCCCACAGAATCGGATCGCGTTCACCTGGCGATGCCGCCGGTGTTTCCGAATGGCTATAGCGTGCCCTTGGCGCTCGACATCGACAGCCCAATGACTGAAACCGACTACGTGAGGTATGTCCGCGTGCTGGCGCCGCGGAACCCGATCATCGACGTCGCGACCTTTTATTTCCCCCCTCGGCGCAGTGAACCCCGCGTGTCGACGCGCATTCGCATCGCCGAACCGCAATATATCGTGGCAGTAGCCGAAATGAACGACGGCGCGCTGCTGACGGCCAAGGCGTGGGTTGAGGTCGCCACCAACGGCTGCATCTGA
- a CDS encoding DUF1097 domain-containing protein: MGRNWCKSATRAADSQGHDWTPIYSISRTTHRDCAIFGRCFFHSGANTNALVKTIIGNAYGALVAWVALLIIVNVPVPSLGAVWPAIVVGVTVFFLVIVASIDLLSVVPANVYGYAALVAYSLHQPSAAPATGPLQNLVSPSFANPLVLLIVSMVIGALFGYASDQLAKVLPTKQPTMAAHA, from the coding sequence ATCGGCAGAAACTGGTGTAAATCAGCGACCCGCGCCGCCGACTCCCAAGGTCACGATTGGACGCCGATTTACAGTATCTCCCGAACGACTCACCGGGATTGTGCTATATTTGGGCGGTGCTTCTTCCACAGCGGCGCCAACACCAATGCACTCGTTAAGACGATCATCGGCAATGCCTATGGTGCGCTGGTCGCATGGGTCGCTCTGTTGATCATCGTCAATGTCCCGGTCCCAAGTTTGGGAGCGGTCTGGCCAGCGATCGTCGTCGGCGTCACTGTTTTCTTCCTGGTCATCGTCGCCTCGATCGATCTGCTGTCCGTGGTACCGGCCAACGTCTACGGTTACGCTGCGCTTGTGGCGTACTCGCTGCACCAGCCATCCGCCGCGCCGGCCACCGGCCCATTGCAGAACCTGGTCTCGCCCTCGTTCGCCAACCCGCTGGTCTTGCTCATTGTCTCGATGGTGATCGGAGCCCTGTTCGGCTATGCCTCGGACCAGCTCGCGAAGGTGCTGCCCACAAAACAGCCGACCATGGCGGCGCACGCATAA
- a CDS encoding c-type cytochrome yields MAADNNRGAQLAATCAACHRLDGRDIGIPSIIGLDEGKLAGALQAFKSGERSIMHTVALSLSSEEIATVVHYLAAQRKETERP; encoded by the coding sequence TTGGCGGCAGACAACAATCGAGGCGCCCAGCTCGCCGCGACTTGCGCCGCATGCCATCGCCTTGACGGCCGTGACATTGGGATTCCGTCGATCATTGGGCTGGACGAGGGGAAACTTGCTGGCGCATTGCAGGCCTTCAAGTCGGGCGAGCGTTCGATCATGCACACCGTCGCCCTTTCGCTCAGTAGCGAGGAGATTGCGACCGTGGTCCACTATCTCGCCGCGCAACGAAAGGAAACCGAGCGACCATGA
- a CDS encoding FAD-dependent oxidoreductase, with protein MNCWTRREFGCIAGATCLTALTPRAVTGQAKARIVVIGGGVGGATVAKYLAMSTATVDVTLIEPKQHYTTCFFSSLYLAGLRSFESLIHGYEGLAQRYGISIVHDSAAIIDPVAKTVGLESGARLPYDRLVVAPGIAFKYGAIEGYDEAATQTLPHAWTAGPQTMLLRQQLESMEDGGVFVLVAPPNPFRCPPGPYERASLVAYYFKQYKPRAKILILDAKDNFFGQELFQDAWSRHYPGMIEWLPAQFTGGIKAVDVKGRSVKTAGDTFRAAVANVIPPQMAGQLAQDAGLADQSGWCPIDPMTFESKLQPGIHVVGDAASAGEMSKSAFASNSQAKVCAFAIAASLTGSERFPPHLFNACFTIVAPDDAMSSAIGYQAATGAIKISDFFLSKVGEDAETRRRLVREADGWYAAFTKDVFG; from the coding sequence ATGAACTGCTGGACGCGTCGCGAATTCGGCTGCATTGCGGGGGCGACCTGCCTCACGGCGCTTACCCCGCGCGCCGTGACCGGCCAGGCCAAGGCGCGAATCGTCGTGATCGGCGGCGGCGTCGGCGGTGCGACGGTTGCCAAGTACTTGGCCATGAGCACCGCAACGGTCGACGTGACACTAATTGAGCCCAAACAGCATTATACGACCTGCTTCTTCAGCAGCCTTTATCTCGCTGGACTTCGCTCGTTCGAGTCGCTCATTCATGGCTATGAGGGGCTCGCGCAGCGATATGGCATCAGCATCGTCCATGATTCGGCGGCGATTATCGATCCGGTGGCAAAGACTGTCGGACTTGAAAGCGGCGCCAGGCTGCCATACGACCGCCTCGTCGTCGCTCCAGGCATCGCCTTCAAATACGGCGCGATCGAGGGGTACGACGAGGCCGCAACGCAAACCCTCCCGCACGCCTGGACGGCCGGGCCGCAGACCATGCTGCTGCGACAGCAACTGGAAAGCATGGAGGATGGTGGTGTTTTTGTGCTCGTTGCTCCACCCAACCCGTTCCGCTGTCCGCCCGGCCCCTACGAACGCGCTTCGTTGGTCGCTTATTATTTCAAGCAATACAAGCCGCGGGCGAAAATCCTGATCCTCGACGCGAAGGACAATTTCTTCGGACAGGAACTCTTCCAGGACGCGTGGAGCCGCCACTATCCGGGAATGATCGAGTGGCTACCGGCCCAATTCACCGGCGGGATCAAGGCAGTCGACGTGAAGGGCCGATCGGTCAAAACGGCGGGTGACACTTTCAGAGCCGCCGTTGCGAATGTCATCCCGCCACAAATGGCCGGCCAACTGGCGCAGGACGCGGGCCTCGCGGATCAGTCGGGTTGGTGTCCGATCGATCCAATGACGTTCGAGTCGAAGCTGCAGCCGGGGATCCACGTCGTAGGCGATGCGGCCAGCGCCGGCGAGATGTCAAAATCGGCCTTTGCGTCCAATAGTCAGGCCAAGGTATGCGCCTTCGCCATCGCTGCTTCACTCACCGGATCGGAGCGCTTTCCGCCTCACTTGTTCAACGCATGCTTCACGATCGTCGCCCCCGATGATGCAATGAGCAGCGCCATCGGCTATCAGGCCGCAACCGGTGCGATCAAGATCAGCGACTTCTTCCTGAGCAAAGTGGGTGAGGACGCCGAGACTCGCCGACGCTTGGTGCGCGAGGCGGACGGCTGGTATGCCGCATTCACCAAGGATGTGTTCGGCTGA
- the groL gene encoding chaperonin GroEL (60 kDa chaperone family; promotes refolding of misfolded polypeptides especially under stressful conditions; forms two stacked rings of heptamers to form a barrel-shaped 14mer; ends can be capped by GroES; misfolded proteins enter the barrel where they are refolded when GroES binds) encodes MSVKEVKFSVEARDKMLRGVDVLANAVRVTLGPKGRNVVLDKSFGAPRITKDGVTVAKEIELDDKFENMGAQMVREVASRTSYQVGDGTTTATVLAQAILKEGAKAVAAGMNPMDLKRGVDLAVESIVADLKKNSKPVTSNEEIAQIGRISANGDAEIGWFIANAMKKVGNDGVITVEEARSLETELEVVEGMQFDRGYISPYFVTNADRMRVEMEDPYLLICEKKLSALQELLPLLEAVVKTAKPLLIVADDVEGEVLATLVVNKLRGGLKVAAVKAPGFGDRRKAMLQDLAVLTGGTVISEDLGIKLENVTINTLGRAKKVIIEKENTTIVKGAGRKAGIEARIAEIKAQIEETTSDYDREKLQERLAKLAGGVAVIRVGGATEVEVRERKDRFDDALHATRAAVEEGILPGGGVALLRSIKSIEGIKRENEEQRYGVEIIKKAISAPARQIATNAGADDSVVVGKILEKSTYTYGYDAQSGEYGDLVQKGIIDPTKVVRAALQGAASIAGLMITTEAMVAESPKREATPAHPHDHHPHPGDMDF; translated from the coding sequence ATGAGTGTCAAGGAAGTCAAATTCTCGGTCGAAGCCCGCGACAAGATGCTGCGCGGCGTCGACGTGCTCGCCAATGCGGTGAGGGTGACGCTTGGGCCGAAGGGACGCAACGTGGTGCTCGACAAATCCTTTGGCGCCCCTCGCATCACCAAGGACGGCGTCACCGTCGCGAAGGAAATCGAACTCGACGACAAGTTCGAGAACATGGGCGCGCAGATGGTGCGGGAAGTTGCGTCCAGGACCTCGTACCAGGTGGGAGATGGCACGACTACCGCAACCGTGCTCGCCCAAGCGATCCTCAAGGAGGGAGCCAAGGCGGTGGCCGCCGGGATGAACCCGATGGACCTCAAGCGCGGCGTGGATCTTGCCGTGGAATCCATTGTCGCGGACCTGAAGAAGAATTCAAAACCAGTGACATCGAACGAGGAGATCGCCCAAATTGGCAGGATCTCCGCCAACGGTGACGCCGAAATCGGATGGTTCATTGCCAACGCGATGAAGAAGGTCGGCAACGACGGCGTGATCACGGTCGAGGAGGCGAGATCGCTCGAGACCGAGCTCGAAGTGGTCGAAGGCATGCAGTTCGACCGCGGCTACATATCGCCATATTTCGTAACCAATGCCGACAGGATGCGCGTCGAGATGGAAGACCCTTACCTGCTGATCTGCGAAAAGAAGCTATCCGCGCTGCAGGAATTGTTGCCGTTGCTCGAAGCGGTGGTGAAGACGGCAAAGCCGTTGCTCATTGTCGCCGACGACGTCGAAGGCGAAGTGCTGGCGACACTCGTCGTCAATAAGCTGCGCGGCGGACTGAAGGTCGCGGCGGTGAAGGCGCCGGGCTTCGGTGATCGCCGCAAGGCGATGCTGCAGGATCTCGCCGTTCTCACCGGCGGCACGGTGATCTCTGAAGATCTCGGCATCAAGCTGGAAAACGTGACGATCAACACGCTCGGCCGCGCCAAGAAGGTGATAATCGAGAAGGAGAACACCACGATCGTCAAGGGCGCCGGCAGGAAGGCCGGCATCGAGGCACGGATTGCCGAGATCAAGGCACAGATCGAGGAGACGACCTCGGACTATGATCGGGAGAAGTTGCAGGAGCGGCTCGCCAAGCTCGCGGGCGGCGTTGCGGTGATCCGGGTCGGCGGCGCCACCGAGGTTGAGGTGAGGGAGCGTAAGGACCGCTTCGACGACGCACTTCATGCGACGCGCGCCGCGGTCGAGGAAGGCATCCTGCCCGGCGGCGGCGTCGCCTTGCTTCGCTCGATCAAGAGCATCGAAGGTATCAAGCGCGAAAATGAGGAGCAGCGGTACGGCGTCGAGATCATCAAGAAGGCGATTAGCGCACCGGCGCGACAGATCGCCACCAATGCCGGCGCCGACGACTCGGTCGTGGTCGGAAAGATCCTCGAGAAGTCGACCTATACCTACGGCTATGATGCACAATCGGGCGAGTACGGCGACCTAGTGCAGAAGGGGATTATCGATCCGACCAAGGTAGTGCGCGCAGCGCTGCAGGGGGCTGCTTCGATCGCCGGCCTCATGATCACCACCGAGGCCATGGTCGCGGAGTCGCCGAAGCGGGAGGCGACCCCGGCTCACCCGCACGACCACCACCCGCACCCAGGCGACATGGATTTCTGA